One Schistocerca serialis cubense isolate TAMUIC-IGC-003099 unplaced genomic scaffold, iqSchSeri2.2 HiC_scaffold_922, whole genome shotgun sequence DNA segment encodes these proteins:
- the LOC126452752 gene encoding nascent polypeptide-associated complex subunit alpha, muscle-specific form-like, with product MEGNNIAANVAAVVAASEHALAAASNAPTPATAPPGYRPLTTVELFVVMNRMAKAATASEREAAEKAYIRFLQYDLAAALPGAASEEAKVPPGAPPGVSTQEDTALPEAAPKGAEPPGVASHAPTALLAPPTVQASQEAADLPAASHEDVIPEANLEKLIHDGEAMEVSLPSRKRPADDDESSENTPSSAHRMPQQKKKQTAPEGATEDIEAEEEEDEFVVPKRKHTARARKLEQVQPLPTANSFESAPIDTEAMEEAPRPPKRVAPPPINVLWKDTFRAFLEKFSDGVSAPPKIKSLGREMLRITPANMDDYRATMKTAKRAKMNRRNAATAVNNTWPATGAATYLKRPGAADADVERHAQSSKAPAMPQPQKARPQPTRSDSKHPQTPRTSRLPQTSHQQPSQAPHHPQQAPKTA from the exons ATGGAAGGCAATAACATCGCTGCGAACGTCGCGGCGGTGGTCGCCGCGTCAGAGCACGCTCTGGCGGCGGCCTCCAATGCTCCGACCCCCGCGACCGCTCCTCCAGGGTATCGCCCACTCACAACGGTCGAACTCTTTGTTGTAATGAACCGCATGGCCAAAGCCGCCACCGCCTCTGAACGCGAGGCCGCGGAAAAGGCTTACATAAGGTTCTTACAGTACGACCTCGCCGCCGCACTGCCAGGCGCAGCCAGTGAAGAGGCCAAGGTACCGCCGGGAGCCCCGCCAGGCGTGTCCACGCAAGAGGACACTGCACTGCCGGAGGCGGCCCCGAAGGGAGCAGAGCCACCAGGCGTGGCGTCTCATGCACCCACTGCCCTGCTGGCTCCCCCCACGGTACAGGCCAGTCAAGaggctgctgacctgccagcagcaTCTCACGAGGACGTCATTCCAGAAGCCAACCTGGAAAAATTAATCCACGATGGCGAGGCTATGGAAGTCTCACTCCCATCGCGAAAAAGGCCGGCGGATGACGATGAGTCGTCCGAAAACACCCCTTCTTCTGCCCACAGAATGccgcagcagaagaagaagcaaacCGCGCCTGAAGGCGCcacagaagacattgaagcagaGGAGGAAGAAGATGAGTTTGTCGTCCCCAAGCGGAAGCACACGGCTCGGGCAAGGAAGCTCGAGCAGGTGCAGCCGCTCCCGACGGCAAACTCGTTCGAGTCCGCCCCAATCGACACCGAGGCTATGGAGGAAGCGCCAAGGCCGCCCAAAAGGGTGGCCCCACCACCAATCAATGTCCTTTGGAAGGACACCTTCCGAGCCTTCCTAGAAAAATTCTCTGATGGTGTGTCCGCACCACCCAAAATAAAGTCCCTTGGGCGCGAGATGTTGCGCATCACACCTGCAAACATGGACGACTACCGCGCAACCATGA AGACTGCAAAAAGAGCAAAGATGAACCGCcgaaatgctgcaactgcagtgaacaaCACGTGGCCAGCTACAGGGGCTGCAACCTATTTAAAAAGACCAGGCGCCGCGGACGCGGACGTGGAACGTCACGCCCAGTCCAGCAAGGCACCAGCTATGCCACAGCCGCAAAAGGCGCGGCCCCAGCCCACCAGGAGCGACAGCAAGCACCCCCAGACGCCACGAACAAGCCGGCTGCCACAAACCagtcaccagcagcccagccaggccccaCACCACCCGCAACAAGCACCAAAGACTGCA